A window of Cryptomeria japonica chromosome 3, Sugi_1.0, whole genome shotgun sequence contains these coding sequences:
- the LOC131067773 gene encoding protein LURP-one-related 5-like: MLPLSLLCNLCVSRIILPREEDDSVHQADKVNHQHSNSSACYLCSSKLSEPFKCSAQTREVSVFSPVVGEDFCSSSVTVLTVRKKALVFSGGGFIVTNSCTGEIAFRVDGRGLSSTNKLILMDPLGKPLLTLHRKAFRILHHWYGIHGEACHGQKPIFSVSKSSMFTKNEVAEAFVGSTRGKKHSYYKVLGNYSERHCSIYNGLGTLVAEVKRKFATSDVMLSKDVFNVVVKAGIDQAFMMGLIVILHQMSGEHDSI; this comes from the exons ATGCTGCCACTGTCTTTACTGTGCAATCTGTGTGTTTCTCGAATCATCTTACCCAGAGAAGAGGACGATTCGGTACATCAAGCTGACAAAGTTAACCACCAACACAGTAATTCATCAGCTTGTTATCTTTGCAGCTCTAAATTATCTGAGCCCTTTAAATGCTCTGCTCAGACTAGAGAGGTTTCTGTGTTTTCCCCTGTTGTGGGTGAAGATTTTTGCTCCTCCTCAGTCACTGTTCTGACTGTGAGAAAGAAGGCTCTTGTTTTCAGTGGAGGGGGATTCATTGTGACCAACTCATGCACTGGCGAGATCGCTTTCAGGGTGGATGGAAGGGGTCTCAGTTCAACAAACAAATTGATTCTCATGGATCCTCTGGGAAAGCCTCTGCTAACATTGCACCGGAAG GCTTTTAGAATTCTCCACCATTGGTATGGAATCCATGGAGAAGCATGCCATGGCCAGAAGCCCATTTTCAGCGTGAGCAAATCATCAATGTTTACTAAAAATGAAGTTGCAGAGGCGTTTGTGGGCTCCACCAGAGGGAAGAAACACTCTTACTATAAAGTTTTGGGGAATTACAGTGAGCGACATTGTAGTATATACAATGGCCTTGGCACTTTAGTTGCAGAG GTGAAGAGGAAATTTGCAACATCAGATGTAATGTTGTCAAAAGATGTTTTCAATGTTGTAGTGAAAGCTGGCATAGACCAGGCTTTTATGATGGGTTTGATCGTCATTCTTCATCAGATGAGTGGAGAACATGACTCTATCTGA